The nucleotide window GGCTCTCTTGCAATCCTTGCAAGCCGCGGCGTTGACTCATGTGCAGGGTCTGCCAATCCGTTGGCAGTGCGACAGCCATGCCGGGGAAGTCCTCTGCAACCGCGACACCTTGGTGGGCGCGGTGTTGAATCTCATCGAGAATGCCATCCAGGCCAGTGGCGAGGATGTACGACTGAAGGTTCACCTGTATAGCCGCAACAACACCTTGCGCCTGTGTGTCAGCGACAATGGCGGCGGGATCGAGCCGGCAGTGCTGGCGCGTCTCGGCGAACCGTTCTTCACGACCAAGACCACCGGGACCGGCCTCGGCCTGACCGTGGTCAAGGCTGTGGCCCGTGCCCATCAGGGAGAATTGCAACTACGTTCGCGGTTGGGGCGTGGTACTTGCGCGCTGGTGTTCCTGCCGCTGTTTTCCGGCGCGCCGGAGGTGGAGTGAAGTCGATGGCGATCAAGGTTTTGCTGGTTGAGGATGACCGCGCCCTGCGCGAAGCGTTGGCCGACACGCTGCTGCTGGCGGGGCACGATTACGCGGCGGTCGGTTCGGCGGAGGACGCATTGCTGGCCGTGGGCCGGGAGACCTTCAGCCTGGTGGTCAGCGATGTGAACATGCCGGGCATGGACGGCCATCAATTGCTGGGGCTGTTGCGTGCTCGCCAGCCGCAGTTGCCGGTCTTGCTGATGACGGCCCATGGGGCGGTCGAGCGGGCGGTGGATGCCATGCGCCAGGGCGCCGCGGATTACCTGGTCAAGCCGTTCGAGCCCAAGGCGCTGCTCGATCTGGTGGCTCGCCATGCGCTGGGCGTTCCTGCGGTCGAGGGGGAGGGGCCGGTGGCGCTCGAACCGGCCAGCGCTCAATTGCTCGAGTTGGCCGCGCGGGTGGCGCGTAGCGATTCCACCGTGTTGATTTCCGGTGAGTCGGGTACCGGCAAGGAAGTGCTGGCGCGCTACATCCACCAGCAATCCCGTCGCGCCAACGAACCGTTCATCGCCATCAACTGCGCGGCGATTCCCGACAACATGCTTGAAGCGACGCTGTTCGGGCACGAAAAGGGCTCGTTTACCGGTGCCATTGCGGCCCAGGCGGGCAAGTTCGAGCAGGCCGATGGCGGCACTATCTTGCTCGATGAGATTTCCGAGATGCCCCTGGGCTTGCAAGCCAAGCTGTTGAGGGTCTTGCAGGAGCGGGAAGTGGAGCGGGTGGGCGGGCGCAAGCCCATCAGCCTGGATATCCGCGTGGTGGCGACCACCAACCGGGATCTGGCCGGAGAGGTGGCGGCAGGACGTTTTCGCGAGGACCTTTACTACCGTCTGTCGGTATTCCCCCTTGCCTGGCGTCCATTGCGCGAGCGCACTGCCGATATCCTGCCGCTGGCCGAGCGTCTGCTGGCCCGGCACGTCAATAAAATGAAGCATGCAGCGGCAAGACTTTCGCCCGAGGCGAAGGCGTGCCTGATTGCCTATCCCTGGCCCGGAAACGTGCGGGAGCTGGATAACGCCATTCAGCGTGCATTGATCCTGCAGCAGGGTGGTTTGATCCAGCCGGAGGATTTCTGCCTGGCGGGTCCCGTGGCCTGCGCGCCACTGCCGACGCTGGCGCCGGTCCCGCCGAGGGTAGAGGTGGAAAACGAGTTGGCCGGCGCGCTGGAAGAGGACCTGCGTCGACGCGAATTCCAGATGATCATCGACACCCTGCGCGCCGAACGCGGACGTCGCAAGGAAGCGGCCGAACGCCTGGGTATCAGCCCGCGCACCCTGCGTTACAAGCTGGCGCAGATGCGTGATGCGGGGATGGATGTCGAGGCGTATCTGTTCGCCAGTTGAGTCGTGTACACCGGGAATCCCCTTGTGGGAGCGAGCCTGCTCGCGAAAGCGTCGGGTCAGCCAATGCAGATGTTGACTGGCCCACCGCTTTCGCGAGCGGGCTCGCTCCCACATGAGTTTATTGCTATCGCCATGGAGCTGGCACCCTTGTTGCTAACACCTGTGTACCCTACGAGTAAGCGTCAAAAAAACGCGGGCCGCCAGAGAGAGTAGACCATGAGCCAAGGTATTGAATTTAATCGGTTGATGCTGGACATGCGGGCCATGCAGATGGACGCCATGTCGCAGCCAAAATCGGTCGCGGTGCCCCAGGTGGGCGGCAGCAGTTTTTCCGACATGCTTGGCCAGGCCGTCAATAAAGTGAACGATACCCAGCAGGCGTCGAACCAATTAGCCAGTGCCTTTGAAATTGGCAAAAGTGGCGTCGACCTGACCGACGTAATGATTTCTTCGCAGAAAGCCACTGTCTCGTTCCAGGCCCTGACCCAGGTTCGCAACAAACTGGTCCAGGCCTACCAAGACATCATGCAGATGCCGGTCTAAGGAAGCTATTGAGTCATGGCAGAAGCAGCCGTAGATAACGTTCCGGCCAAGGCCACCCCACCAGACGGCAAACCGCCGCTGTTCGGGCTGTCCTTCCTGGAAAACCTCTCCGAGATGACCATGTTGCGTCAGGTGGGCCTGTTGGTCGGCCTGGCTGCCAGCGTGGCTATTGGTTTCGCCGTGGTGCTGTGGTCCCAGCAGCCAGACTACCGTCCCCTCTACGGCAGCCTGGCGGGCATGGACGCCAAGCAAGTCATGGAAACCCTGGCTTCCGCCGACATTCCCTATACCGTCGAGCCGAATTCCGGCGCCTTGCTGGTCAAGGCCGACGACGTGGCCCGTGCGCGCCTGAAGCTGGCCGCCGCCGGCGTGACGCCTACCGATGGCAACATCGGTTTCGAGATCCTCGACAAGGACCAGGGCCTGGGTACCAGCCAGTTCATGGAGGCGACCCGTTATCGTCGCGGCCTGGAAGGCGAGCTGGCACGTACCATCTCCAGCCTGAACAACGTCAAGGGTGCCCGTGTGCACCTGGCGATTCCGAAAAGCTCGGTGTTCGTGCGTGACGAGCGCAAGCCAAGCGCGTCGGTCCTGGTTGAACTGTATCCAGGTCGCGCCCTGGAGCCAGGCCAGGTCCTTGCCATCGTCAATCTGGTGGCGACCAGCGTCCCGGAATTGAGCAAGTCCCAGATCACCGTGGTCGACCAGAAAGGCAACTTGCTGTCCGACCAGGTGGAAAACTCCGCGCTGACCATGGCCGGCAAGCAGTTCGATTACAGTCGTCGCATGGAAGGCATGCTGACCCAGCGGGTGCACAACATCCTGCAACCGATCCTGGGTAACGACCGCTATAAGGCCGAAGTTTCGGCAGACGTGGATTTCAGCGCGGTCGAGTCGACGTCCGAGCAGTTCAACCCCGATCAACCGGCGTTGCGCAGCGAGCAGTCGGTGAACGAGCAGCGCACCGCCAGCAACGGCCCGCAAGGCGTGCCCGGCGCTTTGAGTAATCAGCCGCCGTCGCCGGCCAGCGCGCCGCAAACCACCGGTGGCGCTACCGCTGCTGCCGGCATGGTGCAGCCAGGCCAGCCGCTGGTGGATGCCAACGGCCAGCAGATCATGGACCCGGCCACCGGCCAACCGATGCTTGCCCCGTACCCGGCCGACAAGCGCCAACAGTCGACCAAGAACTTCGAGCTCGACCGCTCCATCAGCCACACCAAGCAACAGCAGGGTCGTTTGACGCGCCTGTCGGTTGCGGTGGTGGTGGACGACCAGATCAAGGTCAACCCGGCCAACGGCGAAACCAGTCGCGCGCCATGGAGCGCCGACGAATTGGCGCGCTTCACTCGCCTGGTCCAGGACGCCGTCGGTTTCGACGCCAGCCGTGGCGACAGCGTCAGTGTGATCAACGTGCCGTTCTCCTCGGAGCGTGGTGAAGTCATCGCCGATATTCCGTTTTATTCGCAACCCTGGTTCTGGGATGTGGTCAAGCAAGTATTGGGTGTGGTGTTCATCCTGGTGCTGGTGTTCGGTGTCCTGCGTCCGGTGCTCAACAACATCACCAACGGCGGCAAGAACAAGCAGCTGGCTGGCTTGGGCGATGTAGAGCTGGGAGGCATGGGCGGCCTGGATGGCGAATTGGCTAACGATCGCGTCAGCCTCGGCGGGCCGCAGAGCATTCTGCTGCCAAGCCCGAGCGAAGGTTATGACGCTCAGTTGAACGCCATCAAGAGTCTGGTGGCAGAAGACCCGGGTCGCGTGGCCCAGGTCGTGAAAGAGTGGATCAACGCAGATGAGTGATAATCGAGCCGCTGTTGCCAAATTGTCCCGGGTCGACAAAGCCGCGATTCTGCTGCTGTCCCTGGGCTCGACCGATGCTGCCCAGGTGTTGCGCCACATGGGGCCCAAGGAGGTCCAGCGTGTGGGCGTGGCCATGGCCCAGATGGGGAACGTGCACCGCGAGCAGGTCGAGCAGGTGATGAGCGAGTTCGTCGACATCGTTGGCGATCAGACCAGCCTGGGTGTGGGTTCCGATGATTACGTGCGCAAAATGCTCACCCAGGCCCTGGGCGAGGACAAGGCCAACGGCCTGATCGACCGGATCCTGCTGGGTGGCAACACCAGCGGCCTGGACAGCCTCAAGTGGATGGAGCCGCGGGCGGTAGCCGACGTGATCCGTTACGAGCACCCGCAGATCCAGGCGATCGTGGTGGCTTACCTCGATCCGGACCAGGCCGGTGAAGTGCTGGGCAACTTCGACCACAAGGTGCGGCTGGACATCATTTTGCGGGTGTCTTCGCTCAACACCGTGCAGCCGGCGGCCCTGAAAGAATTGAACCAGATTCTCGAGAAGCAGTTCTCGGGCAATTCCAATGCCTCGCGCACCACCCTGGGTGGCATCAAGCGCGCGGCGGACATCATGAACTTCCTCGACAGTTCGATCGAAGGTCAACTGATGGACTCGATCCGCGAGTTCGACGAAGATCTGTCCGGTCAGATCGAAGACCTCATGTTCGTGTTCAACAACCTGGCCGATGTCGACGACCGTGGCATCCA belongs to Pseudomonas sp. B21-028 and includes:
- a CDS encoding sigma-54 dependent transcriptional regulator, which translates into the protein MAIKVLLVEDDRALREALADTLLLAGHDYAAVGSAEDALLAVGRETFSLVVSDVNMPGMDGHQLLGLLRARQPQLPVLLMTAHGAVERAVDAMRQGAADYLVKPFEPKALLDLVARHALGVPAVEGEGPVALEPASAQLLELAARVARSDSTVLISGESGTGKEVLARYIHQQSRRANEPFIAINCAAIPDNMLEATLFGHEKGSFTGAIAAQAGKFEQADGGTILLDEISEMPLGLQAKLLRVLQEREVERVGGRKPISLDIRVVATTNRDLAGEVAAGRFREDLYYRLSVFPLAWRPLRERTADILPLAERLLARHVNKMKHAAARLSPEAKACLIAYPWPGNVRELDNAIQRALILQQGGLIQPEDFCLAGPVACAPLPTLAPVPPRVEVENELAGALEEDLRRREFQMIIDTLRAERGRRKEAAERLGISPRTLRYKLAQMRDAGMDVEAYLFAS
- the fliE gene encoding flagellar hook-basal body complex protein FliE, which translates into the protein MSQGIEFNRLMLDMRAMQMDAMSQPKSVAVPQVGGSSFSDMLGQAVNKVNDTQQASNQLASAFEIGKSGVDLTDVMISSQKATVSFQALTQVRNKLVQAYQDIMQMPV
- the fliF gene encoding flagellar basal-body MS-ring/collar protein FliF: MAEAAVDNVPAKATPPDGKPPLFGLSFLENLSEMTMLRQVGLLVGLAASVAIGFAVVLWSQQPDYRPLYGSLAGMDAKQVMETLASADIPYTVEPNSGALLVKADDVARARLKLAAAGVTPTDGNIGFEILDKDQGLGTSQFMEATRYRRGLEGELARTISSLNNVKGARVHLAIPKSSVFVRDERKPSASVLVELYPGRALEPGQVLAIVNLVATSVPELSKSQITVVDQKGNLLSDQVENSALTMAGKQFDYSRRMEGMLTQRVHNILQPILGNDRYKAEVSADVDFSAVESTSEQFNPDQPALRSEQSVNEQRTASNGPQGVPGALSNQPPSPASAPQTTGGATAAAGMVQPGQPLVDANGQQIMDPATGQPMLAPYPADKRQQSTKNFELDRSISHTKQQQGRLTRLSVAVVVDDQIKVNPANGETSRAPWSADELARFTRLVQDAVGFDASRGDSVSVINVPFSSERGEVIADIPFYSQPWFWDVVKQVLGVVFILVLVFGVLRPVLNNITNGGKNKQLAGLGDVELGGMGGLDGELANDRVSLGGPQSILLPSPSEGYDAQLNAIKSLVAEDPGRVAQVVKEWINADE
- the fliG gene encoding flagellar motor switch protein FliG, with the translated sequence MSDNRAAVAKLSRVDKAAILLLSLGSTDAAQVLRHMGPKEVQRVGVAMAQMGNVHREQVEQVMSEFVDIVGDQTSLGVGSDDYVRKMLTQALGEDKANGLIDRILLGGNTSGLDSLKWMEPRAVADVIRYEHPQIQAIVVAYLDPDQAGEVLGNFDHKVRLDIILRVSSLNTVQPAALKELNQILEKQFSGNSNASRTTLGGIKRAADIMNFLDSSIEGQLMDSIREFDEDLSGQIEDLMFVFNNLADVDDRGIQALLREVSSDVLVLALKGSDEGVKEKIFKNMSKRAAELLRDDLEAKGPVRVSDVETAQKEILTIARRMAEAGEIVLGGKGGEEMI